The DNA window GCGGTCCTGGCCGATCTCGCCGCCGCCGGACGCACGCTCGCGCTCGCGACCTCGAAGAACCAGACCACCGCCCGCGCCATCCTGGAACACTTCGGACTGGCCGGGTACTTCCAGGTGATCGCGGGTGCCAGCGACGACGGCACCCGCCGCCACAAGGCCGACGTCATCGAACACGCCCTGACCGAACTGGGCATCGGCCTCGATCCGTCGACGCGGCGGCCGCGGGTGCCGGTGGTGATGATCGGCGACCGCAGCCACGACGTCGACGGCGCCGCCCGGTTCGGCATTCCGGCAATCCTGGTCGGATGGGGTTACTCTCAGGTAGGGGAAGGCCGCCACGCGACGTGGCCTGTTGCATCGACAGCGGATCTGCGCGAGGTATTGGGTGTCTGAACGGCTACACATCTGTTTCGTCTGTACCGGCAACATCTGCAGGTCACCGATGGCACAGAACATCTTTCTCCGCGCCCTCGAGGAGCAGGGGCTGACCGGGGAGATCCGGGTCTCCAGCTGCGGAACCAGCGGATGGCACACCGGTGAACCCGCCGACAACCGGGCCCGCACCGAACTCTTGGCCCACGGCTACTCCGATGCCCACGTCGCCGCACAGCTCGGTCCCGAGCACTATGAGGCGGATCTGCTGGTCGCCATGGACTCCGGGCACGTGCACGAACTCGAACGCAAACGCCTCGGCGACCGGGTCCGGCTACTGCGCTCCTTCGATCCGACGGCCGATCCCGCCGATCTCGACCTGTCCGACCCGTATTACGGCGGCACCGAGGACTTCACCGTGACACGCGAGCAGATCGAGAAGTCGATGCCCGGGCTCGTCGTCTGGGCCGTCGACCGGCTGGCCTGACTCGCCTCACGCCTGCGGCATCACCAGGTTGTGCACGAACTTGATCTTCTCGAGCACCTTTGCGGGCAGCACGAACGGGTACAGATCCGGGTGGCCCATGGACCGGTTGATCTGGTTGAGCGCCCAGGTCAGCGGCAGCCACCACTCGACGATCTGCTCGAAGCCGACGTCGCCGGGCAGGATGCCGTCGAGTGTGGCGCCCGCCGGTGCCATCGCGAACGCCGCCGCGGTGTCCAGGGTGTCGCGGATGTGCAGGTAGTGGGCGAAGGTCTCGGCAAAATCCTCGGCGGGATGCATCGTCGCGTACGACGACACGAAGTTCTGCTCCCACCCGGCCGGCGCACCCTGCGAGTAGTGACGGTCGAGGGCGGCCTGATAGTCCTCGTCGGGGTTGCCGAACAGCGCCTCGAAGCCGGCTCGGGCCGAGTCGAGGAAGACGAGCTGGTAGTAGTGGCCGATCTCGTGCCGGAAATGCCCGAGCACCGTGCGGTACTGCTCGGCGAGTTCCACCCGCATCTGTTCGCGATGCACGTCGTCACCTTCGGCGAGATCGAGGGTGATGACACCGTTCGCGTGGCCGGTGACGACCGGCTCGCGGGCGCTCGAGAGCAGGTCGAAGGCGAGGCCCGTGTCGGGATCCTCGTCACGCCCGCGGATCGGCAGGCCCAGCTCGTCGAGCTCCAGGATCAGCCGGCGTTTGGCCGTCTCGGCCTGCCCGTAGGCGGGCAGCGCGTCGGTGTCGTCGTCGGCCGGACGCGTCCGGGTCAACCGGCACGACGCGCAGAGCTCCGACTTGCCGGTCCATTCGACCAGCCAATTACATTGCGCCACTTTGTTGTTCGCACACCGCTCGACGAGGACACCGTCGACCTCGGTGCGCTCCTTCTCGTCGAGCACGTAGATCGACCGAGTCGGCAACCAGAACCCGAGCGGGCTCTTGCAATGCAGGCAGAGGCTGTTCTCGAAGGAAAGGCGTTGTCCGCATTTGCGGCATAAGAAGTCGCGCATTGGTTCCACGCTACCCGGCCTCGGTAACGTTGAACCGTGCATGTGTTGCGAACCGTACTGCGACCTGGGTGGATAGCCCTGGGTGTCGTCGTGATCGCGTTCGCCGTGGCCTGCTTCACGCTGCTCGCGCCGTGGCAGCTGGGTAAGAACTCCTCTACCGAACACCGCAACGACCTCATCCGCGCCGCCGCCGACACCGGCCCGGTTCCGTTGGCGCAACTCGCCCCGACGGGCGCCTTCGACGCGTCCAACGAATGGCGTGAGGTCACGATCAGCGGTCATTACCTGCCGGCCGCACAGACGCTGGTACGGCTGCGCAACGTCGACGAGCAGGCCGCCATCGAGGTCGTCACTCCGTTCGCCGTTGCCGGTACCGACCGGGTCATCGCGGTCGACCGCGGCTTCGTGCGGCCCGCCGAGGGCGCCGCCCCGCCCATCCCGGCGGTCCCCACCGGCGAGGTCACGATCTCCGGACGCATTCGCGCACCGGAGGGAACCACACCCGGCCGCGGCGCGCACTCCGAAGAGAACATGCTCGCGGTGTATACCATCGATCCGGCCGAGATCGGGCGCGCCACCGGCCTCCGGATGGACGGGTTCTACGTCCAGCTCTCCCCGGCCCAGCCGGGGTCGCTGGGCGAGATCCCGTTGCCGCAGCTCGATTCCGGGCCCTACCTGTCCTACGGGCTGCAGTGGCTGGCCTTCGGCATCATGGCTCCGCTGGGTGCCGCCTACTTCCTCTACTCGGAGATCCGGCAACGGCGCCGAAGCGCCGCAGCCAACCGGGCACGGTCATCGACCGTCACCGCGGAGACCTCCTCGGAATCGGCACCTGCCGTGGACACCGCCGGAGCGGCGTCGTCGGCACGTGCCGAGCGTCGACGACGTGTTCGCAGTGACCTACGTGCCGCCAGTACCGCCCCGGATCCGCGTCAGGTCGGTCAGGTCGGCAGCGGCCCGGACGCCGAACGCACCCCGGATCAGGTGCGCGACAAGCTCAGCCAGCGCTACGGAGGCTGACCGATCGCCTGCGGCGAGGACCGCCGAGTGCGGCCAGCCCGAGCGCGACAACCAGCGCGGAGATCTGGACCCGCCGGGACAGGCGGACGGTCGCGCGCAGATCATCCGGCGTCGGCGGAGCACCCGCACCGAGAACGGGCCGATCCTCGGTTCCGTGCGGGTACACCGTCGGACCGCCGAGGCGCACGCCCAGCGCTCCCGCGAACGCCGACTCCACCACGCCCGCATTGGGACTCGGATGCGCGTGCGCATCTGCACGCCAGGCGGCCGCCGCCCGTCGCGGCGCACCGCCGACCACCACGGTGAGCGCACCCGCCAGCCGGGCCGGGACCAGGTTCGCGATGTCGTCGGTCCGCGCCGCCGCCCATCCGAAATTGCGGTATCGCGGGCTGCGGTAACCGACCATCGCGTCGAGCGTGTTGATCGCCCGGTAGCCGATGAGGCCACCGATGCCGCCCAGCGCACCCCACACCAGTGGGCCGACGGTCGCGTCGGAGGTGTTCTCCGCGAGCGATTCGACAGCTGCCCGGCAGATCCCGGCGGCATCCAGCGATTCTGGATCGCGGCCGCACAGACTCGGCACCAGCGCGCGCGCGGCAACGATGTCCCCGGCGTCCAGGGCGTCGGCCACCTGCGCGCCGACCCGGGTCAGTGACGTCCCGCCGAGCACAGACCACGTCACCGCTGCCGTGGCCAGACACCGGGCCGGGGCCGAGCGGCACACGTCGCGCAGCACACGCCCGCCGAGCACCGCGGGACCCACGGTCCCGGCGACGAACAGCGTTCCGGCCCACCGGGAATCGCGATAGAGATGCCGCTCGGCATCCGCGGCCAGGCGACCGAACACGGCGACCGGGTGTCCGCGCCGCGGATCGGCGGCGATCCGGTCGAGGGCGTAGCCCGCGGCAAGGCCGGCCGCGGTCGAGAACACCTGGGTGCGGCGGACTCCGGTGCGCTGCGATCGGATCACGCGGGAGATCGTATCGGGCGGCGATCCGCCGACCGACCGGCGCGTGCGAGACTGGTGTCCCGTGTTGGAAATTCGTTGCGCGGGTCCGGCGATCCAGGTGGATGCATCGCACGGCGGCCGAGCACGCAGCTACTGGATGTACCTGCGACGACGCCAACACAGCGAGGGCCCGCCCGGGTGTCGGAATCGTCAACGAGTTTCCGACGCGGGACACTAGCGTCGTGGCCAGGACCCCACCGCACCCGGTCGCGGGCACGTACCCGATCGACGGCGGCACCGCCGAACTCGCGCCCGACCCGGTGGCCGGCGGTTGGTTGCTGACCATCAACGGCACGCACAGCTCGCACATCCATCCGGACCCGACGCTGCTCGACTTCGAGTACCTGCGGCAGATGGCGGCCGTCATCGAGGATCGTCACGACACCGGATCACGGCTACGCGTATTGCATCTCGGCGCCGCCGCCTGTGCGTTGCCCCGCTGTCTTGCGTCCCGGTTCCCCGACGCCCGGCAGGTCGCGGTCGAGATCGATGCCGAACTCGCCCGGCTGGTGCGCGAGTGGTTCGATCTGCCGCGCGCGCCGCTGCTGCGCATCCGGGTCGGTGACGCGCGGGCGGTGACGACGAGCCTGCAGCCGGCGACCCGCGAGATCGTGGTTCGCGACGCCTTCGTCGGCGACCGGACGCCCCGTCATCTCACCACTCGTGAGTTCGCGTCCGCGGTGCACGACGTGCTGGTGCCGGGTGGGCTCTACCTGGCCAACTGCGGCGATGGCCGTCGGCTCGAGGAAGCCCGGACCGAGCTCGCCACCATCGCGTCGGTGTTCCAGAACGTGATGGTGATCGCCGATCCGCCAATGCTGAAGGGCCGACGCACCGGCAACGTGGTCCTGGCGGGCAGCGACGGCCCGCTGACCGCATCCGCCGCACTGGTTCGGCGCCTGCTCAGCGATCCCCTTCCGGCCCGCGTCGTCGACGGTCCCGAGGCCCGGGCCTTCGGCTCCGGTGTCCGCCACGACGTCCACAGCGGCACCGACGCCGGCGTCCACATAGAGGCCGACCTCTGACTGCATCGCGAACACAGTGGGTCAATCGTTCAGGCGAACGACATGAGATTTCGTTGCACGAATCCTGGTATTCACCTCAGTGCAACCTGGTCGTACACGGGTTCGAGTGGGGGGTGCGGTGCGTGTCCCCCCACCACTCGACATACGAGGACCTGCTTCACTCGATAGGCTTGCGTCCGTGGTGCGAACGGACGCACCTGATTCCACAACACGAACGAGGGGTGACGTGACCGAGCCGAAGTCGAGGACCGGCACCATGCTGGGTCCCTATCGAATCGGCCGTCTGCTGGGCCGGGGCGGTATGGGTGAGGTGTACGAGGCACTCGACACGGTGAAAGAGCGCACGGTGGCGCTCAAACTGTTGCCGCTGCACTATTCGGACGACGCCGATTTCCGCGAACGGTTCGAACGCGAGTCCAAGACCGCCTCGAAGCTGTCCGATCCGCACGTCATCCCGATCCACGACTGGGGCGAGCACGACGGGGTGCTCTACATCGACATGCGACTGGTGGAGGGGCACGATCTGCGCACCCTCCTCAAGAAGGGCCCGCTCGCACCCGACCGCGCGATCGACATCCTGACCCAGATCGCCGGTGCACTCGACGCCGCGCATCGCAACGGCCTCGTCCACCGTGACGTGAAGCCGGACAACATCCTGCTCAACCTCGACGACTTCGCCTACCTGGTGGATTTCGGGATCGCGCACGGCGCCTCCGACAAACACCTCACGATGGTGGGCACCGCGCTCGGGACGCTGGCCTATATGGCGCCCGAGCGCCTCAACGACGTCCCGGCCGGACCGGCGTCGGACATCTACGCACTGGCATGCGTCCTCTACGAGTCGGTCACCGGTTCGGTCCCGTTCCCGTCCAAGACCGACGCGGGCATCATGACCGCGCACCTGACCCAGCCGCCGCCGATGACCGGTGGCCCCCTGGACCCGGTGCTGGCCCGGGGTCTGGCCAAGGACCCGGCGCAACGCTTCGGGACCGCGAAGGAGATGATGCGCGCGGCTGCCGCCGCGATCTCCCACACCCCGTCGACGGTGACACCGCCGCCGCGGCCGTACGGCCCACCGCCGGGCGGTACCCCCGGCTCGGGACCCACCGCACCTCCCGGGTTCACCGGAACGCCGGGCGGTTCACGTCCCACGACCGGTCCGTCCCACCCGCGGACGACGTCCGGTCCGTCCTACCCGTCGTCGCGTCCCGGGTCGACGCCGACACCGGCGGGTCCGGGCATGTCGGGACCCACGCAGGTGCGTTCGGCGTACTCGGGGCCCACCCCCGGCGGCCCGTCGGGACCCACCCACGCCGGACCGGGCGCCCCGTCGGGCCCGCACACCCCGCCGCCCGGTGGCGGCTACACACCTCCGCCCGGTTCCGGCCCGCAATCGCTGTACGGATGGGGGGGCTCTCCACAAGGCCCCGGCCCGACACCGAAGACCTCCAACGGTTCTCGTGTCGCACTCATCGGCGTCGCAGTGATCGTGGTGTTGGCTCTGGTCGGCGCCGGTGTGTTCTTCGCCGTGCGGGCGGCCAGCGGTGGCGGTGACGACCCCGCGGCCTCGTCGACGACCCCGTCGGTCGCCACGATCGCATGCGACTACACCGACCGGACCGTCGTCGGTGGTGTGTCTCAGCCCAAACCGGCCGGGCAGCAGCCCAAGGACGGCACCGTCCATGCCACGTTCACCTTCGCGCAGTTCGGCGATCTGGCGGTCACCATGAACCGGTCCAAGGCGCCGTGCAACGTCGGTGCGGTCACCGAGGTGATCCAGGGCGGAAACTTCTACTCCGGCAACAGCTGTGGCGAACTCGGAACGTCCTACGTCTTCTGCGGGTCCTCCAACGGCAGGGTCGACAACAACCCCGGCTGGACCAGTCCGGACGAACTCCCCGAGGGCCTGACCCCTGGCGGGAAGAACACCAGCGGTGCGGACACCTTCACCTATCCGCGTGGCACGGTCGCGGTGTTCCCGTCCAGCGAGATCAGCTCCGACGGCGGTTCGACGATGCTGTTCTTCGTCTCCAAGGACATCAACCTGCCGCTGAGGTACACGATCGTCGGCACCGTGGACGCGTCCTCACTCGGGGTTCTCGACAGCATCGTGAACGTCGGGTTCATTCCGTCCGAGGCCGGCAACACCTACGGGAAACCCAAGTCCACCATCATCATTCAGCGGGCCGTCATCACGCCTGGTTAGCGGTCAGATCACGTAGTTCGCTCGTTCGACGATCCGCGCCGCCAGCTCCGCATCGCCGTCGACGCTCACCGAGGCGGGGTCGGCGTCGCGTCGCCCGCCGACCAGTCGCGCCAGGTCGACGGCATCGACGGTGAGCCGGACGGTGGCGGTGTCGTCGCCACCGTCGAAAGCGTCCACCGCCGCAGCGCGCTCTCCGACCGCGATGCGCACGTCTCGCGGCGCGGGACCGGTGATCCGGAAGTGCACGGTGGAACCGGCGGCTGCGCCGGCCCGTTTGCCGACGACAAACGGTAACGACGCGGCGATCTCGGCCAGCGCCCAGTCGGTGGTCAGCGCGTCGGGCGCGGTCGGCGTGGTCGGCGTGGTCGGCGTGGTCGGCATGGTCGAGGTGCCGATGCCGTCGCGCAGATCCACCTCGTGCATCCAGCAGTCGAAGATGCGGATCCGCATGAACCGCCCGTAGGTGTCGGCGCCGGCGGGTGTCATCGTCTCGGCGTCGAAGTCCTCCTGGGTCATGGCCCGCAGCGCACCGACGCGCACGGCGACGATCTCGTCGAGCGCGGCGAGCACGTCGCCACGCGCGACAGAACGGAACTGGGTGATCCACTTCTCGTTGAGCTCGCCGATCGGATTGCGCACGTGCGCAAGCGAACCCACGTCCGGCACCTCGTCGGCGTCGCGGCCGGCGAGCATGCTCTCGGTGCCGATGATGTGCGCGACGATGTCGCCCTGCGTCCATCCCGGCAGCACCGACGGCGACGTCCACCCGTCGTCGTCGAGCGTGTGGCCGAGCTCTGCGATCGCCGCCCACGCAGCGGTCAATGCCTCGGTCACGGGGCCGATGGGCACGAAGGTCGTGGCCATGATGTCGTTCTCCTCGCGGTTGGTCTCCGGGCTGCTCGACTCACCGTAGCGGTGTGTGCGGGTGGTGCCGCACGATTCGCGCCATACCGTCGGTGGCCGGCACCGACCACTAGGCTGATCGTCGTGGCATCAGACGATCGCTCGGGAACCGTCCTCGGGCACTACGCGATCGAGTCTTTACTCGGCCGCGGCGGGATGGGTGAGGTGTATCGCGCAACCGACACCCGAAAGGGCCGCGTCGTCGCGCTCAAACTGCTGCGCGAATCCGTCGCCGACGACGCGTCGTTCCGCGATCGGTTCCTGCGCGAGTCACGGGTGGCGGCCTCACTCAACGACCCGCACGTGATCCCCATCCACGACTGGGGTGAGATCGACGGCCTGCTCTACATCGACATGCGGCTCGTCGACGGCCGGGATCTGCGGGCCGTGCTGGAGTCCGACGGCCCGTTGTCGGGCGAACGCACGGTGTCGGTGCTCGGCCAGATCGCCGACGCGCTCGACGCAGCCCATCGCAGTGGTCTGGTGCACCGGGACGTCAAACCCGACAACGTGCTCATCGACAACCGCGACTTCGCATATCTGGTGGATTTCGGTCTCGCGCAGGCCGACACCGACACCCGAATGACCAGCGCCGGCACCGCCATCGGATCGTTCGGATACATGGCGCCCGAACGATTCGGTGATCATCCCGTCGGGCCACCTGCCGACATCTACGCACTCGGTTGCGTGCTGTACGAATGTCTGGCCGGCGCACACCCTTTCGCGTCCGCGACCACCGTCGAACAGTTGATCGCCGCGCATCTCGCCAAGCAGCCGCCCGCGCTGGGTTCGCCGTTCGACGCGGTGATCGCCGCAGCGATGGCCAAGGATCCCGCCGCGCGGTATTCGAGTGCCGGCGCACTCGTCGACGATGCCCGGGCCGCATCGAGACGACCGTCCTCGACCGCGACCTACGCTCCGGCCGCTCCCCCGACCGTCATGCCGCCACGGCCACCGGTGAGCACATCCGGTCCGCAGTACCTGGCAACGGCGGCCGGGCCGGGCGGATACCCGAGCCATCCGTACGCGCCGTCCGGACCGGTACCGCAACCGCCCCGATCCTCGATCCTGTTGCCCGCGGCGATCACCGCAATCGTCGTGCTGGTCATCGCGATCGGCGCCGTCGGCTGGGTGCTGTTGTCGTCGAACTCCGACGACGGGAAGAACGCAGCAACGGTCTCCGAAGTGCCCACGCGCTACGTCACCGTCGATCCGACGACCACGTCAGCGGAGGCGACGACACCCCCCCTCACGACGCCCCCAGCCGCAACCACACCGACGGCATCCACACCGACGGCGGATCCCCGCGGCGCCGGAGATCTGGGCTTGGCCGTTCCGATCTCCCGGCCCGCGTGCGACGGGACCGGCATCGTGGTGGTCGCCAACGCGACCACCCCGGGCAGCTATGCCACCGAGGTGCAGAACTATCTGAACCAGTACCCGGGGTTCAGCTACCTCCGCACCGATCAGTCCTGTCCGTCGCTGCGCCAGAGCCTCAACGGAAACCCGATCTATGCCGTCTACAAGGTTGCCGGGTCGACGCTCGCCGACATCTGCGCCCTGCGCAACCAGGTCGGCGGTGACGCCTACGGCAAGTGGCTGGACACCACGTCGGACCCGAGCACCTACCTCACCTGCTGAGCCGGCGGCCGCGTCCGGGCGCCGAAATATGTACGTGGGAGTCCGCCGGCTGGATGGTGCACGTGGCGGTGCCCAGCAAGCCAGGTTTTCGGCGGCACTCGGTTCTCATTGAGGTCAGAACCTGTCCGCAAGATGGGGCAGCATGTGAGCATGCTGGAAACATCCGCCCGTCTGCTCGCACTGCTCTCCCTGTTGCAGATGCGACGCGAGTGGTCGGGCAACGAGCTCGCCGACCGGCTCAACATCACCACCCGCACCGTCCGGCGCGACGTCGACAAGCTCCGTGAGCTCGGGTACCCGGTGGACGCAACGGTCGGCGTCGGCGGCGGATACCGCCTGGGCGCGGGGGCCGAGATGCCGCCCCTACTGCTCGACGACCAGGAGGTACTCGCCGTTGCGCTCGGGCTCGACGCGGTGACCACGGGCGCGGTCGCCGACATGGCGGAGGCGTCGGCGGGTGCGCTCACCAAACTGCGTCAGGTGATGCCGTCCCGGCTGCGGCATCGCCTCGACGCGCTCCGTGTGGAGGCGGTCCCCCACCAGCAGCCCGCCAGCGCGGTCTCGGCCGATGTCCTCACCGAGATCGCCACGGCCTGCCATCGAACGGAGCGCCTACGCTTCGACTACCGACGGCCCAACCGCGACGAGAGCCGACGCGAGGTGGAACCATATCGACTGGTGCGCAACGGTTATCGGTGGTACCTCGTCGCCTGGGACCTGACGCGGGAGGATTGGCGCTCGTTCCGCGTGGACCGCATGACCCCCAAGACGCCGACCGGTCCCCGGTTCACCCCACACGAACTCCCCGACGACTCGGCCGCCGCCTACCTTGCCCGCAACCTCGGTGCGGTCTACCGTCAGGCGACCGCGCGGGTCCGCATCCACGCCCCACTCGAAACCGTGGCGGCGATGGTCAACGACGCGTGGGGCACCATCGAGGCCGGCGACGACGCGAGCTGCGAACTGGTGGTCTACAGCACCTCACTGACCTCCATCGCCCGATGGATGCACGCCTTCGACGCGGACTTCACCATCCTCGAACCCGACGATCTGCGCGCCGAGTGCGCCGCGGTCGCCGATTACCACGAGCGGGCTGCACAGCGGTACCGCCGGGCCGTCGGTTGACACGCTCCGTGTCCAGAAAGGTCACCGCTGCGGGGGTCGGGGTGCACCGGTACATGTCGGCCACCGCAGGGGTGACCTTTCTGGATCGTGCGCCACGCGCATGTTTTGGTATCCCGCCTGGTAACCCGCTACATTCGTTTGTTGGCGCGCCCGAGCGGGCGTGGTCCGCGCGCGTATAGCTCAGCGGTAGAGCTCTGGTCTTACACACCAGCGGTCAGGGGTTCGAATCCCTTTGCGCGCACCGTTGCGATGAGCCCGCCCACGGCGTCATGTCATTTAGACCGCAGCACACTGACCGACTCGCCCCAGAACACCCCGCGGCCCGGCGGATGGTTCGGCTGAGTCAGTTCGACGAATCCAGTTCGTAGACAACGTAATTCCCGACGGTCCGCGGCGTGTAGTGCGCCATCACCCACTCGTCGATCTCGTCGCTCACCCCGCCGCGCGTACGTGAACCGAGCCCTGACCCGATACCGGACGACGCGTGACGAACCGACCTCGTCTCGTGCCCCGTCCGACCGTGTCGCGGCGTGGCCGCATTCGTCGTGGCGGCGTTCCCAGTTCCGTTGCCGGACATCACGTAATACCCGATCTCGTGGTCGGCGACGTCGCGCTCGAACTGGACGAGTGTCGGTGCCGGATCGTGGGAGAAGCCACCGATACC is part of the Gordonia bronchialis DSM 43247 genome and encodes:
- a CDS encoding spermidine synthase → MARTPPHPVAGTYPIDGGTAELAPDPVAGGWLLTINGTHSSHIHPDPTLLDFEYLRQMAAVIEDRHDTGSRLRVLHLGAAACALPRCLASRFPDARQVAVEIDAELARLVREWFDLPRAPLLRIRVGDARAVTTSLQPATREIVVRDAFVGDRTPRHLTTREFASAVHDVLVPGGLYLANCGDGRRLEEARTELATIASVFQNVMVIADPPMLKGRRTGNVVLAGSDGPLTASAALVRRLLSDPLPARVVDGPEARAFGSGVRHDVHSGTDAGVHIEADL
- a CDS encoding maleylpyruvate isomerase family mycothiol-dependent enzyme — its product is MATTFVPIGPVTEALTAAWAAIAELGHTLDDDGWTSPSVLPGWTQGDIVAHIIGTESMLAGRDADEVPDVGSLAHVRNPIGELNEKWITQFRSVARGDVLAALDEIVAVRVGALRAMTQEDFDAETMTPAGADTYGRFMRIRIFDCWMHEVDLRDGIGTSTMPTTPTTPTTPTAPDALTTDWALAEIAASLPFVVGKRAGAAAGSTVHFRITGPAPRDVRIAVGERAAAVDAFDGGDDTATVRLTVDAVDLARLVGGRRDADPASVSVDGDAELAARIVERANYVI
- a CDS encoding serine/threonine-protein kinase → MASDDRSGTVLGHYAIESLLGRGGMGEVYRATDTRKGRVVALKLLRESVADDASFRDRFLRESRVAASLNDPHVIPIHDWGEIDGLLYIDMRLVDGRDLRAVLESDGPLSGERTVSVLGQIADALDAAHRSGLVHRDVKPDNVLIDNRDFAYLVDFGLAQADTDTRMTSAGTAIGSFGYMAPERFGDHPVGPPADIYALGCVLYECLAGAHPFASATTVEQLIAAHLAKQPPALGSPFDAVIAAAMAKDPAARYSSAGALVDDARAASRRPSSTATYAPAAPPTVMPPRPPVSTSGPQYLATAAGPGGYPSHPYAPSGPVPQPPRSSILLPAAITAIVVLVIAIGAVGWVLLSSNSDDGKNAATVSEVPTRYVTVDPTTTSAEATTPPLTTPPAATTPTASTPTADPRGAGDLGLAVPISRPACDGTGIVVVANATTPGSYATEVQNYLNQYPGFSYLRTDQSCPSLRQSLNGNPIYAVYKVAGSTLADICALRNQVGGDAYGKWLDTTSDPSTYLTC
- a CDS encoding serine/threonine-protein kinase is translated as MTEPKSRTGTMLGPYRIGRLLGRGGMGEVYEALDTVKERTVALKLLPLHYSDDADFRERFERESKTASKLSDPHVIPIHDWGEHDGVLYIDMRLVEGHDLRTLLKKGPLAPDRAIDILTQIAGALDAAHRNGLVHRDVKPDNILLNLDDFAYLVDFGIAHGASDKHLTMVGTALGTLAYMAPERLNDVPAGPASDIYALACVLYESVTGSVPFPSKTDAGIMTAHLTQPPPMTGGPLDPVLARGLAKDPAQRFGTAKEMMRAAAAAISHTPSTVTPPPRPYGPPPGGTPGSGPTAPPGFTGTPGGSRPTTGPSHPRTTSGPSYPSSRPGSTPTPAGPGMSGPTQVRSAYSGPTPGGPSGPTHAGPGAPSGPHTPPPGGGYTPPPGSGPQSLYGWGGSPQGPGPTPKTSNGSRVALIGVAVIVVLALVGAGVFFAVRAASGGGDDPAASSTTPSVATIACDYTDRTVVGGVSQPKPAGQQPKDGTVHATFTFAQFGDLAVTMNRSKAPCNVGAVTEVIQGGNFYSGNSCGELGTSYVFCGSSNGRVDNNPGWTSPDELPEGLTPGGKNTSGADTFTYPRGTVAVFPSSEISSDGGSTMLFFVSKDINLPLRYTIVGTVDASSLGVLDSIVNVGFIPSEAGNTYGKPKSTIIIQRAVITPG
- a CDS encoding HAD hydrolase-like protein, translated to MTSLPDPRDPATILLVDLDGTITDSFEGIANSFRHALAAVGAPEPAPEVVRGIAGPPMIDSLHALGLSPEVADDAMRAYRSRYTETGWLENSVYEGMDAVLADLAAAGRTLALATSKNQTTARAILEHFGLAGYFQVIAGASDDGTRRHKADVIEHALTELGIGLDPSTRRPRVPVVMIGDRSHDVDGAARFGIPAILVGWGYSQVGEGRHATWPVASTADLREVLGV
- a CDS encoding SURF1 family cytochrome oxidase biogenesis protein — encoded protein: MHVLRTVLRPGWIALGVVVIAFAVACFTLLAPWQLGKNSSTEHRNDLIRAAADTGPVPLAQLAPTGAFDASNEWREVTISGHYLPAAQTLVRLRNVDEQAAIEVVTPFAVAGTDRVIAVDRGFVRPAEGAAPPIPAVPTGEVTISGRIRAPEGTTPGRGAHSEENMLAVYTIDPAEIGRATGLRMDGFYVQLSPAQPGSLGEIPLPQLDSGPYLSYGLQWLAFGIMAPLGAAYFLYSEIRQRRRSAAANRARSSTVTAETSSESAPAVDTAGAASSARAERRRRVRSDLRAASTAPDPRQVGQVGSGPDAERTPDQVRDKLSQRYGG
- a CDS encoding zinc-binding metallopeptidase family protein, giving the protein MRDFLCRKCGQRLSFENSLCLHCKSPLGFWLPTRSIYVLDEKERTEVDGVLVERCANNKVAQCNWLVEWTGKSELCASCRLTRTRPADDDTDALPAYGQAETAKRRLILELDELGLPIRGRDEDPDTGLAFDLLSSAREPVVTGHANGVITLDLAEGDDVHREQMRVELAEQYRTVLGHFRHEIGHYYQLVFLDSARAGFEALFGNPDEDYQAALDRHYSQGAPAGWEQNFVSSYATMHPAEDFAETFAHYLHIRDTLDTAAAFAMAPAGATLDGILPGDVGFEQIVEWWLPLTWALNQINRSMGHPDLYPFVLPAKVLEKIKFVHNLVMPQA
- a CDS encoding low molecular weight protein-tyrosine-phosphatase, with the protein product MSERLHICFVCTGNICRSPMAQNIFLRALEEQGLTGEIRVSSCGTSGWHTGEPADNRARTELLAHGYSDAHVAAQLGPEHYEADLLVAMDSGHVHELERKRLGDRVRLLRSFDPTADPADLDLSDPYYGGTEDFTVTREQIEKSMPGLVVWAVDRLA
- a CDS encoding cobalamin biosynthesis protein, translating into MIRSQRTGVRRTQVFSTAAGLAAGYALDRIAADPRRGHPVAVFGRLAADAERHLYRDSRWAGTLFVAGTVGPAVLGGRVLRDVCRSAPARCLATAAVTWSVLGGTSLTRVGAQVADALDAGDIVAARALVPSLCGRDPESLDAAGICRAAVESLAENTSDATVGPLVWGALGGIGGLIGYRAINTLDAMVGYRSPRYRNFGWAAARTDDIANLVPARLAGALTVVVGGAPRRAAAAWRADAHAHPSPNAGVVESAFAGALGVRLGGPTVYPHGTEDRPVLGAGAPPTPDDLRATVRLSRRVQISALVVALGLAALGGPRRRRSVSLRSAG
- a CDS encoding helix-turn-helix transcriptional regulator, encoding MLETSARLLALLSLLQMRREWSGNELADRLNITTRTVRRDVDKLRELGYPVDATVGVGGGYRLGAGAEMPPLLLDDQEVLAVALGLDAVTTGAVADMAEASAGALTKLRQVMPSRLRHRLDALRVEAVPHQQPASAVSADVLTEIATACHRTERLRFDYRRPNRDESRREVEPYRLVRNGYRWYLVAWDLTREDWRSFRVDRMTPKTPTGPRFTPHELPDDSAAAYLARNLGAVYRQATARVRIHAPLETVAAMVNDAWGTIEAGDDASCELVVYSTSLTSIARWMHAFDADFTILEPDDLRAECAAVADYHERAAQRYRRAVG